A single genomic interval of Bacillus sp. es.036 harbors:
- a CDS encoding NRDE family protein, translated as MCLIAVAINAHKKYPFILIANRDEFYERPTMPAHYWEDVPGLLGGRDLKAMGTWLGVTTKGKIAALTNYREPGEEPKKHSRGDLTADYLRQNQTAEAYLKTVQQKKEQYNGFNLLAGDFNTLYYYSNKQNQISRVESGIHAVSNHLLNTNWPKVEMLKEELTNYIREENELDQERLFEMLSHADPAPDHLLPETGVPIEWERMLSPVFISSENYGTRAQTIITVTWDGQVTFTERSGKDQENTYQFILNEE; from the coding sequence GTGTGTTTAATTGCTGTAGCAATAAATGCTCATAAAAAATACCCTTTTATTTTAATCGCTAATCGAGACGAGTTTTACGAGCGCCCAACAATGCCTGCGCATTATTGGGAAGATGTACCTGGATTACTAGGTGGTCGTGATTTGAAAGCAATGGGAACATGGCTTGGTGTTACAACAAAAGGGAAAATTGCTGCGCTTACAAATTATCGAGAGCCTGGTGAAGAACCTAAGAAGCATTCAAGAGGCGATTTAACTGCTGATTACTTGCGACAGAATCAAACAGCAGAGGCATATTTAAAAACCGTTCAACAAAAGAAAGAGCAGTACAATGGGTTTAATTTACTTGCGGGAGATTTCAACACCCTTTATTACTATTCAAATAAGCAAAACCAAATTTCCAGAGTAGAAAGTGGCATTCATGCGGTAAGTAATCATTTATTGAATACGAACTGGCCGAAAGTAGAGATGCTTAAGGAAGAGCTCACCAACTATATACGAGAAGAAAACGAACTTGATCAGGAACGGCTTTTTGAAATGCTCTCGCATGCTGATCCTGCGCCAGATCATTTATTACCTGAAACAGGGGTACCAATCGAATGGGAGAGAATGCTTTCACCGGTATTTATTTCATCTGAGAATTACGGTACAAGGGCGCAAACGATCATTACCGTTACATGGGATGGTCAAGTAACCTTTACCGAGCGATCAGGAAAGGATCAGGAAAACACGTACCAATTTATCCTGAATGAGGAATAA
- a CDS encoding transporter yields the protein MYYEEHEHIAYHYDNTDAYRQQPIAPTSSPPASPPPRPMSSAQAGTFAVDPGSIRRCMYRFTYIWMRDGNSFWFWPVFVGRTSVSGFRWTGRRWVYTGISLRRIDMFQC from the coding sequence ATGTATTATGAAGAACATGAGCATATTGCTTACCACTATGACAACACTGATGCTTATCGCCAGCAGCCAATAGCACCAACATCGAGCCCACCTGCATCACCGCCTCCAAGACCAATGTCTTCTGCGCAAGCAGGAACATTTGCTGTTGATCCTGGCTCGATTAGAAGATGCATGTATCGATTTACGTATATTTGGATGAGGGATGGCAATTCGTTCTGGTTTTGGCCGGTATTTGTAGGGCGTACGTCTGTATCAGGATTTCGTTGGACTGGTAGAAGGTGGGTTTATACAGGAATTAGCTTAAGAAGAATTGACATGTTTCAATGCTAA
- a CDS encoding YpjP family protein, which yields MKFPLWMRKLFVAFVAVMTLGTVIPTGYLADEKNEPSETYQEEGHLLLDSLDEPLGLLEPTEEEATDWPTIAAQVPSTELLAHFVTYASSQSEEQGLSKFGEAISTRVGSEYSESIVPKMTEAIVASVADLDIEELRTLRLTESPSGGYGERILHVYSEQSGEDLLRFHVRRDHPPQDGYWFNFHYHAADDNFEEHYEVGKIYWDKNTPPKWLS from the coding sequence ATGAAATTTCCTCTATGGATGAGAAAGTTATTTGTAGCATTTGTCGCTGTTATGACGTTAGGAACGGTTATTCCTACTGGATACCTGGCAGATGAAAAAAACGAGCCGTCAGAGACGTATCAGGAGGAAGGCCATCTTCTTCTCGATTCATTGGACGAGCCTTTAGGGTTATTGGAACCTACGGAAGAAGAGGCTACAGATTGGCCGACAATTGCAGCTCAAGTTCCTTCTACTGAATTACTTGCGCATTTTGTCACTTATGCAAGTAGTCAGTCAGAAGAACAGGGATTATCAAAGTTTGGAGAAGCGATTTCAACTCGTGTAGGTAGCGAATATTCGGAGTCAATCGTTCCCAAAATGACAGAAGCTATTGTAGCATCCGTTGCAGATCTCGATATTGAAGAACTTAGGACGCTTCGTTTAACGGAATCACCGTCTGGCGGATATGGAGAGCGGATTCTTCATGTATACAGCGAACAGAGTGGAGAAGATCTTTTGCGATTTCACGTTCGAAGAGATCACCCACCTCAGGATGGCTACTGGTTTAACTTTCACTATCATGCAGCAGATGATAATTTTGAAGAGCATTATGAAGTAGGTAAAATTTATTGGGATAAAAACACTCCGCCTAAGTGGCTCTCTTAA